Part of the Syngnathus typhle isolate RoL2023-S1 ecotype Sweden linkage group LG17, RoL_Styp_1.0, whole genome shotgun sequence genome is shown below.
atatctatttttttttagctaaaaTGTCCTCCATGTGAGTGGAACCTCCAAGATGGAACAAACCAAGTTGTTCTCACTTTCAAAAAGGTCGGTGACCCCTGTTATAAAGAATTAATGATGGCGATAGTTTGAGACTGTAAAAAATGAAATCACGGTGTTATTgaaaaattgttttgaaatcGATCCGCACCGCAGAACATTCATGTTCAACTTTGGAGGTTCCCCTGGGTCAATGTTACATTATGAGGGGTAAAACAATGTGCCAAAAATAGCTACCTTTTTCCAAGTAATGTTATTAACTGAGAAAAGAGGGAATGTAAAATCAAATGTGTCACTGTCAGAACCTTGTAAATATATTTAAGAATGACATTTAAAAGAGTGCCGATGTGCCAGGGCTACTGACATTTTTCTAGGTAATTAATTCTGTATAACGTATAAAGATGTGGAACTTTCTTTGTGTTTCCTACCTATTGTTGTCTTTTAAATAATCGTGTGGAGCAGTGGGACAAAAACAGTTAAGCGTTTCAGAACTGGTTGGCCTTGTTTAGTCCATTTTAACCATATTTGAGCAACGGAAGGAGCAAAACATGACACCATTGTTTGCAAAGTTAATCAAATAGCTTTTAGTCGACATAGGAACATTTCAAATGATATATTGCTGAATCCAAAGTTGTCTCCTGTggctttttccttttctttcgtGTTCTGTTATTCAAGCTGTCTTGGTTCGGTTGTTTTCTTTTGGTGTCGTTTTGAGGGTTTATGGAATATTTGAGTAATATTTGGTGGTGGAAAGATGAATAGCCGTGCACTTTGTATGTCAGCTAAGCTCTACAGCTGGCGTTTATTGAAACTGAGCATATAAgaatgggaaaaataaaaatctattaTCAAAGCATGTCATTTCATTCCAGACTCGTTTACTCACAGGctcagtgtttttattttatttttattttttaggaggAATATTGAgaaccgttaaaaaaaaaagaacacttttGATGCTTTAATTGTTTTAGTGGTGTGCTCAAAAAAGTAACTAGACCAAAAAAGATGAATTTAAGTTAAACCGCTTTCTTGCTTGTGACGCGTTCTAACCTGCAGGGGGCAGCATCGGACTACGAATGACTTTCGACAGTTTCCATGGTGATGACCTCAGGCTGACAAAGAAATCCTTAAATTCATTACAGCCTTAAGGTTACGGGAATACGGCCAGAACACAACCCACCTATTAATTTCATGGGATTCTTTTTTAAGCCTTGCTTgacatggtcattttttcatattttttcctACTGCATTCGTTTGTCACGTGACGTGCTGTCCAATCGCTCCGGAAATGACATCATGTaggctaaaaaataaacaaccggTCGAAAAACCGACCTTCGGAAGACGCAGTTGGTGAATTTGAACTCAGGAATTATGTATTCTAATGGCACCGAAAGCTTGATTAAACAAGCAAGGTAAGGCGACCTAACAGCTACTCGTTACATGCACTTATTTGACGTGATGTTGCCCCCTGTTTAGGTGATCGAAAAGAAGCCTCCATCTTTGAAACCTTCAAATGTAACCAAAATGTCATTGCTCATTTGACTAGTGAGGGTGTCAACATTTCAGGGAGATCCAGGAGTCTGAGTTGCAGAAGTTTTACAGTCGCTTAATCAAGTTGCTCCAGGGGAAAGAGCATGGTCACGAGACTATTGATTCCTTGCAAAGACTCCGTGTCATCGTCTTTGCCACCAAATACACCAGAACGTAAGTGTGACAACTATCCAAAACGGTCACTCGTGTACTTTAGAACACTTCTAAAAGGTTTCTTTCCAAACCCGCATTGTCTACGTAGTTCCCCAAATAGACCCTGTTTGATAAATGTTTTCTAGGTTGCCCCCTGAGCTTCACAAGAGCCTATTATGGCTTCTCTCTTCCCCTGTGGAGCAACTTCAAGTGCTGAGCTCAGCTGTTCTCAGAGAGACACTTCCCCTCGCTGCTCAGGCGGAGAACTACGACCAGGACGGAAACAGTCAACTGAACACTCACGCGGCTGCCGTGCTGCTTGCTCAGGTGCGGGCATGTCTTATTCGGCTGAAATGGTCACAGCGCTATGAATGGGTAGCCCACATTCTGGTCCAAATAGGCTCAATCTGGAGATGATCTGTCAGCCCTCTGCACTCAGCTCCTCCGCGGTTTGGACAGCAGACCCTCAGAAGGACCGACGACGCACTTGCTCCCGCACACCCTGCCGATTGTCAACTCCATCCTCACACACAGCCCGGAGAGCCTCACCGAAGGTAACAGGAACACatgaatatctttttttttttttttattgttagtgTTGAAAGTTCACTTTTTCAAATGAAGTGAGCCATTCTTCCCTTGCATGTGAATCACTTTTCAGATAACGTAACCCTCCTTAGTAAAAAGCTTGTCGATTGGCTGCGTTATGCGAGTACCAcgcaagggggcggggcttcctcAGGAGGATTCTTCACCGGGTCCAGGTCACGTCAGGTACGCATTATCAACAACGTAGCACTTTTGCCGCaaatttcttttgttttccgtGTCTCGTTAGCCGCTGCCTATTGCCGAGCTGGACGGGACGGTGTCGGGAGATTTCTTCACCGTGCTGTGTGTTGGTCAAGGCTTCACCGAAGACCAGTGGATGAACGTTTACTCTTTTTCCATGCTCCGACATTGGCTCCTCACATTCCACTCTGTGCCCATAGCAGACACTGGTAAAAGCTTTCATTCAAAGCAGTTCACTTGTACAGCGAGGCAGGAAAATAGAAGATTCCCACGTTATTATTTTCCTAAAACAACATCATTCAGGATGACCTGTGTTTTTCTGATTCTACAGCAAACAGATTACAGCTAAGTTTCTCCCTCTCTCACTCCATTTCTAATGGTAAGAAGTGGGTTTGACTTTCCTTCCTCCGCATGTGCCACTATGAGGCCAGATCAATAATACACTTGGAAGCTTTCTGCCCTCTGTGTCTGATCATTAAGATGACACTTGGGTCTCACCAGAAACCCTGAAAtggaactttttatttttcccactGCCTCTAGTTTGCTTTTATATCGACATGAGTGACAATTGTTGCAGAACTTGCTTCTTTGAGCTGTAAGCCACGCAGACCTCATTTCCTCTAATTGCAAAGTCCTCTTCTGATTGCACTTTGTCGTTTCAGTGAACCCGTTACCGTGGCAACGGCGCGACTCAGTCACTCGTCATCACCTCCACCTGCGACCTGCTGTTTTGCAGACGATCGGTCGGAGATGGACGGCTCCGTGGTTTCCGTGGTTTCCGTCACGTCGTCGTCCAGCCGCCTGCTGCCTCCCAAGGAGCGCCTAAGAGAGAAGGCCTTCCAGTACTGCCAGCGCCTGGTCGAGCAGAGTGATCGCAGTATGTGTTTGTCATCTTAAAAATGGAAATTGCTTCTTCTCTTCAGCTCTCAATGTGTCTTTCAGAGGCTCAGAAGAAGACCGATGCCGATCTGCAGAAAGCCGTGAGCTCAACTTTGGTTTGCCGCTGTCGTGGACACGTTGCAATTGTTTTTGCTGTCTTTTAGTGTCTGGTGGAAGCCGTGTGTATCCTGGACTCCGTGTGCGTGGAGGATCCGTCTTTTGTCTACCGAGTGTTCCCGTGCATCAAGGCGCTTTTTGGTCGTCTCAGCTCCGACTTGTCATTCGCTAGAGTCCTGCTGCCTGTGGCGCAGTTCTATCTCAATCAtggcacgtacacacacacacattatggtCATATGTGTTGGCCCAACTACtgtcatttataatacactctgaaatttcctttttttcccccaattatATTCTCATAATTGAGCTGATAtttttgtcccttttttttctccacatctCCATGACCAAAGTGAAGATGACTCTTTTGACCCTCTTTGCGCCTGCAGTGTGTTGATTAGCTGATAGACAGTCCTCGCGTGACACCAAAAACAGGACGTGGCTTGTCAGAAAGGAAACTTGCCTTCAGCCACTTCCAAGAAGAAAGAACACAAAAATGCTGGAAGATTGTTCTCCTTCTCCAgccaattattttgtttttcttttgatatTTGGCTTTCCTTTGAAATTTCAAAATGAACCTAAATGCACTGTAAGCTTTACTGGTAAGTTGAACTCTTTTGCACTaaattcttttttgttgttgttgttgttgttgctctgTTTAGGTGAAATGGCCGCCGTGGACTGTGATTGTGTATGGAACCTAGTTCTGGGTCGGTTCCCTGCCGAGCTTTTCAACGACCCTTTCCTGGCACATGAGCTTCTGCGCTTTCTACGACTGAACCTGGAGAACGTGCAACTCCGGGTTCCCCAGTACATACGCCACTTCCCGAATCTTCTCAAGGTGAAATGCCGGAGAAAAAAAATCGCTGCCCCAACTTGTGAATACATACCTGTGTTTTCAAGCTTTTGATTTGTGTCTCTGCAGTTTTTAGCGTGGGACAGCCCCGCAGTGATTGATGACTTTGTTGATCTGCTGCCCTCTATGGTGACATCGGGTACTGCATTGGAGCTGCTGCATACTTTGCTGGATCTCCCCTGTCTTTCTGCTACACTGCTCTTGCAACACAGGTGCCCATTTGACACATGAGCATTTCCTATATTTAAGAAAAATAGTACTAGGTTATGGCAATTgagtttttaatcttttttctttactttgtgCCCAGATCAATGTGTTTGCCCATTTCTGATCCGGGAGGGCGCAACCAGGCATCAGTGAACGCATTCCGAAACCCAACGTTCCGAGGGCTTTTCCTCTTTCTGCTTCGAGGTGAAGCGGGCACAGGTGAGCGCACCATATTTTGACCCCAAACATTACGAGTGTAATCCATTGTTGATGTTTTCCACAGGTGACACAATAGACCGACTGAGCACGCTCCTTGAGCTGTTATCCGAAGCTGCCGATTGGCCGAGAGTCGTACAGTGCGCCCAGACCGTCCCGATTCTGCTGCACATTTTTTTCAACACAGTCGTCAATGTGAGGAAAAGAAAAGTTCTCCAACTGCGTTCGAATAAGCCTCAGAGATGGTGggttctttgttttaggttgcAGACAGAAGCCTTTTAGGCCAAGTGCTTTTGGTGATGCTGGAGAGAAGCAGCCTCCTCCTCAACATCCCTAAATACATCACGGAGATCCACAGGTAGACAATAAGCGTGCCGATCCGCTGTCTGTCTCACCGGAAATTTGCACATTGTATCTGCAGAGTGTTCAGCCGTCAGCTGATCAATCTGTGCAAACTCCACCCCTCTTTGGTCATTGACCAATCCCACGAGCTGCTGGAGTTTGCCGGGGCCACCGCCAATGTGTACAACAAACAAGAGGTCTACACACATGTGGTAAGAAGAATGAGATGGATCAGTGTAGTTTCAGACTGATGCTGCAGCTCCAACCTTTTTTGAAGTTGCTGTGACATTCTTAGACGAGGAAAGTGGAATCCCTCATAGCCGCAAAAGGGGAGACCACGGGGCTCCCATATTGCTTCTTTGCACTTCCTATGAGTTGTCCCGATACTTTTGTACTTTCAGTTTCAGTACCAAATAAAAATCATCCACCTCTGTTTTCAGGTTTTGGTGCTCGGGGAATACCTTTCCGTGTCATATGACTCTCGCTGCTCCACGAAGctcatcacttcctgttttgagaCTTTGGAGGCAGTGCTTTTTGAAATCACATCATCTGCCCCGCGCCCAGGAACTGGCTGCCCCGCCCCTCGCGCCATCACCACTCTAATGAGCGCCCTGGCGAAACTGGCGTCCCGATCACACGATCTGATACCCAGGTGGCGTTGGAGATGATTGCACCTTTTGAATCCGTCCTAATTGGACATCTTTGTTGTGTCCACGGTAGGGTGTCGCTGCTCCTCTCCAAGTTGAGGAACGTATCCAGCGGAGGGTTCGTTTCCTGGTGCGAGGACGACGAGGACCTGGATTCCATATTGACTCTCGGGGAGGAGCTGTGCGCTCTCCTGAAGATGCCCGGCGTGGCTCAGAGCGTCCTAAACCCACCGCCGCACGTCACCGCGCCCCGGTGGCATCAAGACACCAACGCGGCCATGCCGCTCCAACTGCGAGCGCTCACCAGACTCGCGCAGGCGCACGCGTCACACGCTCAACACACACCGACTTCGCCGTCACCCCGCACAAGCACGTAAACGTTCACACTTGGACACTTTTTGTAAATACATCACAGCAATCAAAAACGATACTTCCCATCAATATATTATCTCTTTATTCTTTCTTGCGACATATCAGAAATAAAAATTTACAAAATAGATCATCTgatttgtgtaaaaaaagaacCGAAGTCTCCAGAGCCCAGTTAGAAAATGGGTCAAGCATTTTCGAGGCGTACAGGAAATGCAGACATTGACTAGGAGAAAGGGCTTTGACGAAAAcatcagaaaagaaaaatgcaatttatgATACGCTCGTCATCAATTCACTGTTATTCGTATTTTGTG
Proteins encoded:
- the ap5z1 gene encoding AP-5 complex subunit zeta-1 isoform X1 — translated: MYSNGTESLIKQAREIQESELQKFYSRLIKLLQGKEHGHETIDSLQRLRVIVFATKYTRTLPPELHKSLLWLLSSPVEQLQVLSSAVLRETLPLAAQAENYDQDGNSQLNTHAAAVLLAQAQSGDDLSALCTQLLRGLDSRPSEGPTTHLLPHTLPIVNSILTHSPESLTEDNVTLLSKKLVDWLRYASTTQGGGASSGGFFTGSRSRQPLPIAELDGTVSGDFFTVLCVGQGFTEDQWMNVYSFSMLRHWLLTFHSVPIADTANRLQLSFSLSHSISNDDRSEMDGSVVSVVSVTSSSSRLLPPKERLREKAFQYCQRLVEQSDRKAQKKTDADLQKACLVEAVCILDSVCVEDPSFVYRVFPCIKALFGRLSSDLSFARVLLPVAQFYLNHGEMAAVDCDCVWNLVLGRFPAELFNDPFLAHELLRFLRLNLENVQLRVPQYIRHFPNLLKFLAWDSPAVIDDFVDLLPSMVTSGTALELLHTLLDLPCLSATLLLQHRSMCLPISDPGGRNQASVNAFRNPTFRGLFLFLLRGEAGTGDTIDRLSTLLELLSEAADWPRVVQCAQTVPILLHIFFNTVVNVADRSLLGQVLLVMLERSSLLLNIPKYITEIHRVFSRQLINLCKLHPSLVIDQSHELLEFAGATANVYNKQEVYTHVVLVLGEYLSVSYDSRCSTKLITSCFETLEAVLFEITSSAPRPGTGCPAPRAITTLMSALAKLASRSHDLIPRVSLLLSKLRNVSSGGFVSWCEDDEDLDSILTLGEELCALLKMPGVAQSVLNPPPHVTAPRWHQDTNAAMPLQLRALTRLAQAHASHAQHTPTSPSPRTST
- the ap5z1 gene encoding AP-5 complex subunit zeta-1 isoform X3, yielding MYSNGTESLIKQAREIQESELQKFYSRLIKLLQGKEHGHETIDSLQRLRVIVFATKYTRTLPPELHKSLLWLLSSPVEQLQVLSSAVLRETLPLAAQAENYDQDGNSQLNTHAAAVLLAQAQSGDDLSALCTQLLRGLDSRPSEGPTTHLLPHTLPIVNSILTHSPESLTEDNVTLLSKKLVDWLRYASTTQGGGASSGGFFTGSRSRQPLPIAELDGTVSGDFFTVLCVGQGFTEDQWMNVYSFSMLRHWLLTFHSVPIADTDDRSEMDGSVVSVVSVTSSSSRLLPPKERLREKAFQYCQRLVEQSDRKAQKKTDADLQKACLVEAVCILDSVCVEDPSFVYRVFPCIKALFGRLSSDLSFARVLLPVAQFYLNHGEMAAVDCDCVWNLVLGRFPAELFNDPFLAHELLRFLRLNLENVQLRVPQYIRHFPNLLKFLAWDSPAVIDDFVDLLPSMVTSGTALELLHTLLDLPCLSATLLLQHRSMCLPISDPGGRNQASVNAFRNPTFRGLFLFLLRGEAGTGDTIDRLSTLLELLSEAADWPRVVQCAQTVPILLHIFFNTVVNVADRSLLGQVLLVMLERSSLLLNIPKYITEIHRVFSRQLINLCKLHPSLVIDQSHELLEFAGATANVYNKQEVYTHVVLVLGEYLSVSYDSRCSTKLITSCFETLEAVLFEITSSAPRPGTGCPAPRAITTLMSALAKLASRSHDLIPRVSLLLSKLRNVSSGGFVSWCEDDEDLDSILTLGEELCALLKMPGVAQSVLNPPPHVTAPRWHQDTNAAMPLQLRALTRLAQAHASHAQHTPTSPSPRTST
- the ap5z1 gene encoding AP-5 complex subunit zeta-1 isoform X2, encoding MYSNGTESLIKQAREIQESELQKFYSRLIKLLQGKEHGHETIDSLQRLRVIVFATKYTRTLPPELHKSLLWLLSSPVEQLQVLSSAVLRETLPLAAQAENYDQDGNSQLNTHAAAVLLAQLLRGLDSRPSEGPTTHLLPHTLPIVNSILTHSPESLTEDNVTLLSKKLVDWLRYASTTQGGGASSGGFFTGSRSRQPLPIAELDGTVSGDFFTVLCVGQGFTEDQWMNVYSFSMLRHWLLTFHSVPIADTANRLQLSFSLSHSISNDDRSEMDGSVVSVVSVTSSSSRLLPPKERLREKAFQYCQRLVEQSDRKAQKKTDADLQKACLVEAVCILDSVCVEDPSFVYRVFPCIKALFGRLSSDLSFARVLLPVAQFYLNHGEMAAVDCDCVWNLVLGRFPAELFNDPFLAHELLRFLRLNLENVQLRVPQYIRHFPNLLKFLAWDSPAVIDDFVDLLPSMVTSGTALELLHTLLDLPCLSATLLLQHRSMCLPISDPGGRNQASVNAFRNPTFRGLFLFLLRGEAGTGDTIDRLSTLLELLSEAADWPRVVQCAQTVPILLHIFFNTVVNVADRSLLGQVLLVMLERSSLLLNIPKYITEIHRVFSRQLINLCKLHPSLVIDQSHELLEFAGATANVYNKQEVYTHVVLVLGEYLSVSYDSRCSTKLITSCFETLEAVLFEITSSAPRPGTGCPAPRAITTLMSALAKLASRSHDLIPRVSLLLSKLRNVSSGGFVSWCEDDEDLDSILTLGEELCALLKMPGVAQSVLNPPPHVTAPRWHQDTNAAMPLQLRALTRLAQAHASHAQHTPTSPSPRTST